A portion of the Drosophila innubila isolate TH190305 chromosome 3L unlocalized genomic scaffold, UK_Dinn_1.0 0_D_3L, whole genome shotgun sequence genome contains these proteins:
- the LOC117787086 gene encoding 2',5'-phosphodiesterase 12: MDKVYLRNVQDTEELHLTFRYANEALKVNRDFNFCRRMDECVDEALTRIRNNVEKELNKRSKKKSNVDTPVALIPSDILVELHRKDSEDRISGITFAELLSDIGKGLELRVIDKSFELVLNRPWVGGLQLPSSIMAGYLVYPLKLELQFSTREHCLGQWYKALKPKSGVFNEKTIWEACSEGLIYMVSEADIDYYLKLVVTPRNEIGITGPPVEYISKSPVQAGPSDCPYEIRQRYTTKPLESPTQFRVVSYNLLADLYADGDYARKTLFPYCAASALKIDYRKQLFIKELVGYNADLLCLQEVDIKIFDYDLKPVLETYNFKGIMTPKGTCAEGIAMFYRSSRFELLNSYVLHLGDNIGSLPIFAPLWNKIKGNEKLATRICDRSTTLQLCLFQLKDTKRYVMVANTHLYFHPDADHIRLLQIGFSLIFVEHIYKQAVKEHNIADLQNIGLVFCGDFNSVPECGIYKLMTEKFVDSNFVDWSSNADEAVKDVELRQSFNMISACGTPPFTNYTTLFSACLDYIFYQSDSFDLIQSVPLPTVEQLSQNEAIPSVTFPSDHVSLVADLKFKSNN, from the coding sequence ATGGACAAAGTCTACCTGCGAAACGTTCAAGATACAGAGGAATTGCACCTCACGTTTCGATATGCCAACGAGGCGCTGAAAGTGAACCGAGACTTTAACTTCTGCCGGCGGATGGACGAGTGTGTTGATGAAGCCCTGACCCGCATCCGAAACAATGTAGAAAAGGAGCTAAACAAGCGGAGCAAGAAGAAGTCCAATGTGGACACGCCAGTCGCATTAATTCCAAGCGATATTCTTGTTGAGCTCCATCGAAAGGATTCTGAGGATCGTATCTCAGGTATAACTTTTGCTGAGCTTCTATCGGACATTGGCAAAGGACTTGAACTGCGAGTGATAGACAAATCATTCGAATTAGTACTTAATCGACCCTGGGTTGGAGGACTTCAACTACCAAGCTCCATAATGGCCGGATACCTCGTTTACCCACTCAAACTGGAACTTCAGTTTTCCACACGGGAACACTGTTTGGGCCAATGGTATAAGGCCCTAAAGCCGAAATCAGGAGTGTTTAATGAGAAAACCATATGGGAGGCGTGCAGCGAGGGTTTGATTTATATGGTATCGGAAGCGGACATTGattactatttaaaattgGTGGTGACGCCACGGAATGAGATTGGAATAACTGGTCCACCAGTTGAATACATTAGCAAATCCCCCGTACAGGCTGGTCCCAGTGATTGTCCCTACGAAATACGCCAGCGGTATACAACCAAACCTCTTGAAAGTCCAACACAATTCCGTGTGGTCAGCTACAACCTCTTGGCAGATTTATATGCAGATGGGGACTACGCCCGGAAAACTCTCTTTCCCTACTGTGCAGCATCGGCTCTGAAAATCGACTATCGGAAGCAGCTTTTCATAAAAGAATTGGTTGGTTATAATGCAGATCTGTTATGTCTTCAGGAGGTGGACATCAAGATCTTTGATTACGATCTAAAACCGGTTCTGGAAACCTATAATTTCAAGGGAATCATGACACCCAAGGGCACATGTGCCGAGGGTATAGCCATGTTCTATCGCTCCTCTCGATTCGAGCTGTTGAACTCCTATGTACTTCACTTGGGAGACAACATAGGCAGTCTGCCCATATTCGCTCCACTATGGAATAAGATCAAGGGCAACGAGAAACTGGCCACTCGCATCTGTGATCGATCTACGACTTTGCAGCTGTGTTTGTTCCAGCTAAAGGATACAAAGCGTTACGTTATGGTGGCTAATACACATTTATATTTCCATCCAGATGCTGACCATATACGATTGCTGCAGATTGGATTCTCGCTCATCTTTGTGGAGCACATCTATAAGCAGGCTGTAAAGGAGCACAACATTGCCGATTTACAGAATATTGGACTTGTATTCTGTGGTGATTTCAATAGTGTTCCCGAATGCGGCATTTATAAGCTAATGACGGAAAAGTTTGTAGACAGCAACTTTGTTGACTGGAGCAGCAATGCGGATGAGGCTGTCAAGGATGTGGAACTGAGGCAGTCATTCAACATGATCTCAGCTTGTGGAACACCGCCATTTACGAATTACACAACTCTATTCTCTGCCTGCCTGGATTACATATTTTACCAAAGCGATTCCTTTGATTTAATACAGTCCGTGCCACTTCCAACCGTCGAACAGTTGAGCCAAAATGAAGCTATACCCTCAGTCACTTTTCCATCGGATCACGTTTCATTAGTGGCTGATCTTAAGTTTAAATCAAACAACTGA
- the LOC117787089 gene encoding U6 snRNA-associated Sm-like protein LSm5, with protein MTAVPPPANISTLMPLELVDKCIGSRIHIIMKNDKEMVGTLLGFDDFVNMLLDDVTEYENTPDGRRITKLDQILLNGNNITMLVPGGELAE; from the exons atgACTGCTGTTCCGCCGCCCGCAAATATTTCCACACTTATGCCATTGG AACTGGTGGACAAATGCATCGGCTCGAGAATTCACATCATTATGAAGAATGACAAGGAAATGGTTGGAACTCTCTTGGGATTCGATGATTTCGTCAACATGCTGCTGGACGATGTTACAGAGTATGAGAACACGCCAGACGGACGCCGTATTACCAAATTGGACCAGATTCTACTGAACGGCAACAATATAACAATG TTGGTGCCGGGTGGCGAGCTGGCCGAGTAA
- the LOC117787088 gene encoding THO complex protein 7 codes for MNDEEIIKQRLLIDGDGTGEDRRLNMLLKQFLKWANSKNDSPETNQIMYDRLMAQLAQCQFAALKNVHTLNMIKEEQGNYSKLAEKHQESIEIAKEEIEASKKELIVAKELRKNKMEYDLLASLIEEQPNRKGTEKQIETIKKEIDKLTQKKLKMEQKFEKRRNDFTLLMYTIHELEQQLEEENSSGSSSSSSESDVASECNDNNGIMEVSDEDDDELNNGGPTKFDGNRGKLKENSASTENSKEPISMSVDEDAVLELSIEKDDHDDVAVAS; via the exons ATGAACGAcg AGGAAATCATCAAGCAGCGTTTGCTAATCGATGGCGATGGCACAGGCGAAGACCGCAGGCTGAACATGCTTCTAAAGCAGTTTCTCAAATGGGCAAACTCGAAGAACGACTCCCCAGAGACCAA CCAAATAATGTATGATCGTCTCATGGCGCAGCTGGCGCAATGTCAATTTGCTGCCTTGAAAAATGTGCACACGCTGAACATGATAAAGGAGGAGCAGGGAAACTACAGTAAACTGGCAGAAAAGCACCAGGAAAGCATTGAAATCGCCAAGGAGGAGATCGAGGCGAGCAAAAAAGAACTAATTGTCGCAAAGGAATTGCGTAAGAATAAGATGGAATACGATTTGCTGGCCTCTCTCATTGAAGAGCAGCCGAATCGCAAGGGAACCGAGAAACAAATAGAAACCATCAAAAAGGAGATTGACAAACTGACACAGAAGAAGCTAAAGATGGAACAAAAGTTCGAGAAGCGGCGGAACGACTTTACGCTCCTTATGTACACAATACACgagctggagcagcagctggaagAGGAAAACAGTTCCGGatcgtcatcatcgtccaGTGAAAGTGACGTTGCATCGGAATGCAATGACAACAATGGCATCATGGAGGTCAGCGACGAGGATGACGATGAGCTTAACAACGGAGGACCGACCAAGTTCGATGGCAATCGCGGCAAACTAAAGGAAAACTCGGCATCAACGGAAAACTCAAAGGAGCCCATTTCCATGTCTGTCGACGAAGATGCTGTGCTGGAACTCAGCATTGAAAAGGATGACCATGACGATGTAGCTGTGGCCAGTTAA
- the LOC117786505 gene encoding protein male-specific lethal-3 isoform X2, whose translation MQKVMTASENEVQLFNRGEKVLCYEPDESKARVLYASKVLAVYERKDERNCTYFDYKIHFQGWSSTWDRNVRASGLLKDNEENRKLQKELAEDAQLQNGGYTYKDTKTPTLPSSKKKRMTRAGHLEEHPVDPLDISQPYFAETPQQEVLHSQQKSAARTRDNSGNRTRDNSGGRKAQNETGDGDVTMRETRKAGRGGGRGRRGGKSQFSLHTPAKDLHIANDAEKFINQEDRVMLRISERLRGYMEYDYNMICKLGKQHALPARMPIVTILENFVKQRAVELAIGIKQDSSRGRVTTSRNARMEREYDRVMSNVCMLKEVVDGLRIYFEFHLDDHLLYNEEKDYALSYLTDDNLKNCSTVLNNSYDFINPSCDTDLISLDVSMNSTNGENGQILGGVEYEKQLQKCLRYIVKSSGKNHLAIAYDERNSPYKAAYKLPMEMRGFLCETFSWRLLSAESQPEKSMMFGAPHLARLLIKLPECLNVSPISNEKLEDLLKHLNSFINYLENHEEWFDKENYAHPAVDQEQLQQELLESLD comes from the exons ATGCAAAAAGTGATGACGGCAAGTGAGAACGAGGTGCAGCTTTTCAATCGGGGTGAAAAAGTCCTGTGCTACGAGCCCGACGAATCAAAGGCGAGGGTCTTGTACGCCAGTAAG GTTTTGGCTGTGTACGAGCGTAAAGACGAGAGGAACTGCACCTACTTTGATTACAAAATCCATTTTCAAGGTTGGAGCTCAACTTGGGATCGAAATGTACGCGCCTCTGGCCTGCTAAAAGACAACGAAGAGAATCGCAAATTGCAGAAGGAGCTGGCAGAAGACGCGCAGTTGCAAAA TGGTGGCTACACGTATAAAGATACAAAGACGCCAACGTTGCCTTCCAGTAAAAAGAAGCGTATGACAAGAGCAGGTCATCTTGAGGAGCATCCAGTGGATCCGTTGGACATATCGCAGCCATATTTTGCAGAGACTCCACAACAAGAAGTGCTGCATTCTCAGCAGAAAAGTGCAGCTCGCACGCGGGACAATAGCGGCAATCGGACGCGGGATAACAGTGGAGGACGTAAGGCACAGAACGAGACAGGTGATGGTGATGTCACAATGAGGGAGACACGCAAAGCTGGACGTGGTGGTGGGCGTGGACGCCGAGGTGGCAAATCTCAGTTTAGCTTACACACGCCAGCCAAGGATCTGCACATCGCAAATGATGCGGAGAAGTTTATCAATCAGGAGGATCGTGTGATGCTGCGCATTAGCGAACGTTTACGTGGCTACATGGAATACGACTATAACATGATCTGCAAGCTGGGCAAGCAGCATGCTCTGCCCGCCCGCATGCCCATTGTGACCATACTGGAGAACTTTGTGAAACAGCGTGCTGTGGAGCTGGCCATTGGCATTAAGCAGGACAGCTCTCGAGGACGAGTCACAACCAGCCGCAATGCGCGCATGGAACGTGAATACGATCGTGTAATGTCCAA CGTCTGCATGCTAAAGGAAGTCGTGGATGGATTACGCATCTATTTTGAGTTTCATCTCGACGATCATTTGCTCTACAATGAGGAGAAAGATTATGCCCTGAGCTATCTTACCGatgacaatttgaaaaacTGCAGCACTGTATTAAACAACTCGTACGATTTTATCAATCCTAGCTGCGACACGGACCTCATCTCACTGGACGTTTCAATGAACTCCACAAATGGCGAAAATGGTCAAATTCTGGGTGGCGTTGAATACGAGAAGCAGTTGCAAAAGTGCCTGCGGTACATTGTCAAGAGCAGTGGCAAGAATCATTTGGCAATCGCTTACGATGAACGCAACTCGCCCTACAAGGCAGCCTATAAGCTACCCATGGAAATGCGCGGTTTTCTCTGCGAGACCTTTAGCTGGCGTCTGCTCTCCGCCGAGTCGCAGCCGGAGAAGTCCATGATGTTTGGAGCACCACACTTGGCGAGACTATTGA TTAAATTGCCTGAATGTCTGAATGTTTCGCCCATATCAAATGAAAAGCTGGAGGATCTGTTGAAACATCTCAACTCATTTATAAA TTACTTGGAGAACCATGAGGAATGGTTTGATAAGGAGAATTATGCACATCCAGCGGTTGACCAGGAACAGCTACAACAGGAGCTGCTCGAATCCTTAGATTAA
- the LOC117786505 gene encoding protein male-specific lethal-3 isoform X1, giving the protein MQKVMTASENEVQLFNRGEKVLCYEPDESKARVLYASKVLAVYERKDERNCTYFDYKIHFQGWSSTWDRNVRASGLLKDNEENRKLQKELAEDAQLQKSGGYTYKDTKTPTLPSSKKKRMTRAGHLEEHPVDPLDISQPYFAETPQQEVLHSQQKSAARTRDNSGNRTRDNSGGRKAQNETGDGDVTMRETRKAGRGGGRGRRGGKSQFSLHTPAKDLHIANDAEKFINQEDRVMLRISERLRGYMEYDYNMICKLGKQHALPARMPIVTILENFVKQRAVELAIGIKQDSSRGRVTTSRNARMEREYDRVMSNVCMLKEVVDGLRIYFEFHLDDHLLYNEEKDYALSYLTDDNLKNCSTVLNNSYDFINPSCDTDLISLDVSMNSTNGENGQILGGVEYEKQLQKCLRYIVKSSGKNHLAIAYDERNSPYKAAYKLPMEMRGFLCETFSWRLLSAESQPEKSMMFGAPHLARLLIKLPECLNVSPISNEKLEDLLKHLNSFINYLENHEEWFDKENYAHPAVDQEQLQQELLESLD; this is encoded by the exons ATGCAAAAAGTGATGACGGCAAGTGAGAACGAGGTGCAGCTTTTCAATCGGGGTGAAAAAGTCCTGTGCTACGAGCCCGACGAATCAAAGGCGAGGGTCTTGTACGCCAGTAAG GTTTTGGCTGTGTACGAGCGTAAAGACGAGAGGAACTGCACCTACTTTGATTACAAAATCCATTTTCAAGGTTGGAGCTCAACTTGGGATCGAAATGTACGCGCCTCTGGCCTGCTAAAAGACAACGAAGAGAATCGCAAATTGCAGAAGGAGCTGGCAGAAGACGCGCAGTTGCAAAA AAGTGGTGGCTACACGTATAAAGATACAAAGACGCCAACGTTGCCTTCCAGTAAAAAGAAGCGTATGACAAGAGCAGGTCATCTTGAGGAGCATCCAGTGGATCCGTTGGACATATCGCAGCCATATTTTGCAGAGACTCCACAACAAGAAGTGCTGCATTCTCAGCAGAAAAGTGCAGCTCGCACGCGGGACAATAGCGGCAATCGGACGCGGGATAACAGTGGAGGACGTAAGGCACAGAACGAGACAGGTGATGGTGATGTCACAATGAGGGAGACACGCAAAGCTGGACGTGGTGGTGGGCGTGGACGCCGAGGTGGCAAATCTCAGTTTAGCTTACACACGCCAGCCAAGGATCTGCACATCGCAAATGATGCGGAGAAGTTTATCAATCAGGAGGATCGTGTGATGCTGCGCATTAGCGAACGTTTACGTGGCTACATGGAATACGACTATAACATGATCTGCAAGCTGGGCAAGCAGCATGCTCTGCCCGCCCGCATGCCCATTGTGACCATACTGGAGAACTTTGTGAAACAGCGTGCTGTGGAGCTGGCCATTGGCATTAAGCAGGACAGCTCTCGAGGACGAGTCACAACCAGCCGCAATGCGCGCATGGAACGTGAATACGATCGTGTAATGTCCAA CGTCTGCATGCTAAAGGAAGTCGTGGATGGATTACGCATCTATTTTGAGTTTCATCTCGACGATCATTTGCTCTACAATGAGGAGAAAGATTATGCCCTGAGCTATCTTACCGatgacaatttgaaaaacTGCAGCACTGTATTAAACAACTCGTACGATTTTATCAATCCTAGCTGCGACACGGACCTCATCTCACTGGACGTTTCAATGAACTCCACAAATGGCGAAAATGGTCAAATTCTGGGTGGCGTTGAATACGAGAAGCAGTTGCAAAAGTGCCTGCGGTACATTGTCAAGAGCAGTGGCAAGAATCATTTGGCAATCGCTTACGATGAACGCAACTCGCCCTACAAGGCAGCCTATAAGCTACCCATGGAAATGCGCGGTTTTCTCTGCGAGACCTTTAGCTGGCGTCTGCTCTCCGCCGAGTCGCAGCCGGAGAAGTCCATGATGTTTGGAGCACCACACTTGGCGAGACTATTGA TTAAATTGCCTGAATGTCTGAATGTTTCGCCCATATCAAATGAAAAGCTGGAGGATCTGTTGAAACATCTCAACTCATTTATAAA TTACTTGGAGAACCATGAGGAATGGTTTGATAAGGAGAATTATGCACATCCAGCGGTTGACCAGGAACAGCTACAACAGGAGCTGCTCGAATCCTTAGATTAA